Proteins encoded within one genomic window of Haladaptatus sp. QDMS2:
- a CDS encoding Lrp/AsnC family transcriptional regulator, producing the protein MVSRDVDDLDRRILAHLQSEARHTSSSDIASTLSVSASTVRNRIQQLEAAGVLRGYHADVDYERAGYQLFTLIVCTAPIPDRGELATAAAGVDGVVEVQEVMTGEANVLVQAVGVDGDDLTRIGEELDELGLQVSDEDLIRSTHRSSFSGFEETDES; encoded by the coding sequence ATGGTGAGTCGAGACGTAGACGACCTTGACCGACGCATTCTCGCACACTTGCAATCGGAGGCACGCCACACCTCGTCCAGTGACATCGCAAGCACGCTCTCGGTTTCTGCGAGTACGGTTCGAAATCGGATTCAGCAACTCGAAGCCGCTGGGGTGCTTCGCGGCTATCATGCCGACGTTGATTATGAGCGGGCGGGATATCAACTGTTCACACTCATCGTCTGTACCGCCCCGATTCCAGACCGTGGCGAACTCGCGACCGCGGCCGCGGGAGTCGATGGCGTCGTCGAGGTCCAGGAGGTGATGACGGGCGAGGCAAACGTGCTCGTCCAGGCAGTCGGCGTCGATGGCGACGACCTCACGCGAATCGGCGAGGAACTGGACGAGCTCGGTCTCCAGGTTTCAGACGAAGACTTGATTCGGAGCACTCACCGAAGTTCGTTTTCCGGGTTCGAAGAGACAGACGAATCGTAG
- a CDS encoding AbrB/MazE/SpoVT family DNA-binding domain-containing protein: MSEATLDGRGRLTLPKEIRERYGERYRIVQLHDGLKLVPIDEDPLAALRSEFADVEKTATELRDEARNAALDEAGP, encoded by the coding sequence ATGTCCGAGGCAACACTCGACGGTCGTGGCCGCCTCACGCTTCCGAAAGAAATCAGGGAGCGCTACGGGGAGCGCTATCGCATCGTTCAACTTCACGATGGTCTCAAGTTGGTTCCAATTGACGAAGATCCGCTTGCTGCCCTGCGTTCTGAATTCGCAGACGTCGAGAAGACAGCAACTGAACTCCGCGACGAAGCCCGCAATGCGGCGCTGGACGAGGCCGGACCCTGA
- a CDS encoding alpha/beta fold hydrolase, translating to MTGSDETVGATVHEFATRFGEQSFEEAVELLTEAGREQVVAAFPDEFQQGPLDPTEALSEYWWGLYGQHGEFEGIGAVTVGDGVAEVELCFANGSETATVEFEGDEVTAFSFSPAYEVPEYVDREAFAEHDVIIDAGDIDLGGILAVPEGDGPFPGVLLVHGHGLHDPDGTVGASKILKDVAWGLASEGIATLRYEKRLFDHEVADENYTLDTVVTDDAVAAVSRLAETEEIDADRVFVAGHSQGGMVAPRIADRFEDRVGVISLDGTPDSMVDPDGLAWLRYSMEMDGELDEEQEAEFEEMRETFRRLEADGYGDDETILGKPGVWHRSHRDCDPLVTSSGLDSPVFVLTTSRADEKLQPELAAFRRQKFEVWQDTDLPPGSRVEFYEHVGHYFQHGPTPVAPSTLYFGGNVAGYVVADLVEWIHGVCDD from the coding sequence ATGACTGGAAGCGACGAGACAGTCGGAGCCACAGTCCACGAGTTCGCCACGCGATTCGGCGAGCAGTCATTCGAAGAGGCCGTGGAGTTGCTCACTGAAGCCGGCCGCGAGCAGGTCGTCGCCGCCTTTCCCGACGAGTTCCAGCAGGGTCCACTCGACCCCACGGAAGCCCTCTCCGAGTACTGGTGGGGACTGTACGGTCAGCACGGCGAGTTCGAAGGAATCGGTGCAGTGACCGTCGGAGACGGAGTGGCCGAGGTGGAACTCTGCTTTGCTAACGGGAGCGAAACGGCCACCGTCGAATTCGAGGGGGACGAGGTCACAGCCTTCTCGTTTTCGCCCGCGTACGAGGTCCCCGAGTACGTCGACCGCGAGGCGTTCGCAGAACACGACGTGATCATCGACGCCGGAGACATTGACCTTGGAGGTATTCTCGCCGTGCCCGAGGGCGACGGCCCGTTCCCGGGCGTCTTGCTCGTCCACGGCCATGGCCTCCACGACCCGGACGGGACAGTGGGTGCCTCGAAGATTCTCAAGGACGTCGCGTGGGGGCTCGCAAGCGAGGGAATCGCCACGCTCCGGTACGAAAAGCGCCTGTTCGACCACGAAGTCGCGGACGAGAACTACACGCTCGACACCGTCGTGACCGACGATGCGGTCGCGGCGGTTTCGAGGCTCGCCGAGACCGAGGAGATAGACGCAGACAGGGTGTTCGTCGCTGGACACAGCCAGGGTGGCATGGTCGCCCCGCGAATTGCTGACCGGTTCGAAGACCGTGTGGGAGTTATCTCGCTCGACGGCACCCCGGACTCGATGGTCGACCCGGACGGCCTCGCGTGGCTCCGATACAGCATGGAGATGGACGGCGAGCTCGACGAGGAACAGGAAGCCGAATTCGAGGAGATGCGCGAGACGTTTCGGCGTCTCGAAGCCGACGGGTACGGCGATGACGAAACTATTCTGGGAAAGCCTGGCGTGTGGCACCGGAGCCACCGCGACTGCGACCCGTTGGTCACCTCCTCCGGGCTCGATTCGCCCGTATTCGTCCTGACGACGAGTCGGGCAGACGAGAAACTGCAGCCGGAACTCGCCGCGTTTCGTCGACAGAAATTCGAAGTGTGGCAGGATACGGACCTCCCACCCGGAAGCCGAGTCGAATTCTATGAGCACGTCGGTC
- a CDS encoding hemolysin family protein, with product MNAIEIWIRLLAGVLLILANGFFVAIEFALTRARQFTEDEFIDGNPKLERAWEMTNDLELYLTTCQVGITASSIAVGIVAEPALAAIFEPLFGGTVLANIGAGALIAYFIINLIHLTHGEQTPTYLGVERSRFVCRYGAAPLHWFYVAISPIIKLGDMVAKWTLKLFGIEMSGAWLEAETDVIESRSQLRNRMSSLLEQGDIKGERHDEVLNALEAGTFEVRDVMVDESDIVFLSTDASVTENLKRVSETPHTRYPLVGESPADVEGIVYVPQVLDNIDALRDEEVTFGDIAAPPMTLSAETTVSDAIDKFQAERQELALVLADGDVVGLVTATDALEAVVGELEDPLDDQSASDKPTGHPSST from the coding sequence ATGAACGCCATCGAGATCTGGATTCGCCTGTTGGCGGGCGTCCTGCTTATCCTCGCCAACGGCTTTTTCGTCGCCATCGAGTTCGCGCTGACTCGCGCTCGCCAGTTCACCGAAGACGAGTTCATCGACGGGAATCCCAAGCTGGAGCGGGCCTGGGAGATGACCAACGATCTCGAACTCTACCTGACGACGTGCCAGGTGGGCATCACTGCCTCCAGCATCGCGGTCGGTATCGTCGCCGAACCGGCACTCGCCGCCATCTTCGAGCCGCTGTTCGGCGGCACGGTGCTCGCCAATATCGGCGCTGGTGCGCTCATCGCCTACTTCATCATCAACCTCATCCACCTCACCCACGGTGAACAGACGCCAACGTACCTCGGCGTCGAACGCTCTCGCTTCGTCTGTCGCTATGGTGCGGCCCCCCTCCACTGGTTCTACGTCGCCATCTCGCCGATTATCAAACTGGGCGACATGGTCGCGAAGTGGACGCTCAAGCTGTTCGGCATCGAGATGTCTGGCGCGTGGCTCGAAGCCGAAACCGACGTCATTGAATCTCGGAGCCAACTTCGAAACCGCATGAGTTCACTCCTCGAACAGGGGGACATTAAAGGTGAGCGCCACGACGAAGTGCTGAACGCACTCGAAGCCGGGACCTTCGAAGTCCGGGACGTGATGGTCGACGAATCGGACATCGTGTTCCTCTCGACCGACGCATCTGTCACCGAAAACCTCAAACGGGTCTCTGAGACGCCCCACACCCGCTATCCGCTCGTCGGGGAATCACCCGCCGACGTCGAAGGCATCGTCTACGTGCCGCAGGTGCTCGACAACATCGACGCACTGCGCGACGAGGAGGTCACCTTCGGCGACATTGCCGCCCCGCCGATGACGCTCTCGGCGGAAACCACTGTCAGTGATGCCATCGACAAGTTCCAGGCCGAACGCCAGGAGTTAGCCCTGGTGCTCGCAGACGGCGACGTCGTCGGACTGGTGACCGCAACCGACGCGCTCGAAGCCGTCGTCGGCGAACTCGAAGACCCACTCGACGACCAATCTGCGAGTGACAAACCGACGGGTCATCCGTCGTCGACCTAG
- a CDS encoding PIN domain-containing protein, whose protein sequence is MYAETDFLLALIKDEDWLGDAAEKVYHNHRDELWTSQFTLIELLMVAYREERDTERVITNAAALMEIRGDVDTVMAAATYVEDHGFTPFDALHLVESDSDTIVSSDDAYESFAPRLDLKAIGEE, encoded by the coding sequence ATGTACGCTGAAACCGACTTCCTTCTGGCACTCATCAAGGACGAAGACTGGCTCGGTGACGCTGCAGAGAAGGTGTATCACAACCACCGAGACGAACTCTGGACGTCTCAATTCACGCTCATCGAACTCCTCATGGTCGCCTATCGTGAGGAACGGGATACAGAGCGAGTCATCACGAACGCTGCAGCACTCATGGAAATCCGCGGTGACGTGGACACGGTCATGGCCGCAGCAACCTACGTCGAAGACCACGGATTCACTCCCTTCGATGCCCTACATCTTGTCGAATCCGACAGTGATACAATCGTTTCGAGTGACGATGCGTACGAATCATTCGCACCACGACTCGACCTGAAGGCAATCGGGGAAGAGTAG
- a CDS encoding ferredoxin--NADP reductase, protein MNDDSSLRKTEHGVAFVAEILESRPLTPTSHHIRTSRHPQFVYEPVQFAKLSLRTSEGSARFDDSRPMSLASSPTRDSLEYGVRVSDSPFKQAFVNLEPGDEVLIEGPRGHFILNPERDTVLIAGGIGITPLKGMAEYASDKHLDIPVRLIYSNRTADEIAYRDELDALVESNPQFELIHTLTREPEGSEWTGRRGRVDRALVEAVVNELEAPVFYLCGTPGMVRGLWEILQSMGVPPERIIYEQFWGYTG, encoded by the coding sequence ATGAACGACGACAGCTCACTTCGAAAAACGGAACACGGCGTTGCGTTCGTCGCCGAGATCCTGGAATCTCGACCCTTGACGCCGACGAGCCACCACATCCGCACCAGCCGCCACCCCCAGTTCGTGTACGAACCGGTGCAGTTCGCGAAACTCTCGCTGCGCACGTCCGAAGGCTCGGCGAGATTCGACGACTCTCGACCCATGTCGCTGGCCAGTTCGCCAACCCGAGACTCTCTCGAATACGGCGTCCGTGTCTCAGATAGTCCTTTCAAGCAGGCGTTCGTGAACCTCGAACCCGGAGACGAGGTCCTGATTGAAGGTCCTCGCGGCCATTTCATTCTGAACCCCGAGCGGGACACCGTCCTCATCGCCGGCGGCATCGGCATCACCCCCCTGAAAGGCATGGCCGAGTACGCGAGCGACAAACACCTCGATATTCCCGTCCGCCTCATCTACAGCAATCGAACCGCAGATGAAATCGCCTATCGAGATGAACTGGACGCGCTCGTCGAGTCGAACCCACAGTTCGAACTCATTCACACACTCACCCGCGAACCCGAAGGAAGCGAGTGGACGGGGCGCAGAGGGCGTGTCGACAGAGCCCTGGTCGAAGCCGTCGTGAACGAGTTAGAGGCTCCTGTCTTCTATCTCTGTGGCACCCCCGGGATGGTGCGCGGATTGTGGGAAATCTTGCAATCGATGGGGGTCCCGCCGGAGCGAATCATTTACGAGCAGTTCTGGGGCTACACCGGCTGA
- a CDS encoding transposase, producing the protein MAIQVTRTYVASIRNQPQVTSDLDSLGFAASKLWNIARWTCDRIWSETGTIPKDGPLKAYLKTHERYADLNSQSSQRVIEELAEAFRGWYAKRRNGNDRANPPKYRKHNGDHPRSTVTFKEDGFKHDAHNNRIRLSKGRNLKEHWSDFILCEIETRPDVVVENVRQVRAVYNGDEWELHIVCKHDIEAESPGNETAGIDLGIKNVAAVSYSTGAHELYPGNALKTDERYFAKEIATCNSSRSNKALRLRRKRSERRSHYLHALTRHLVSECVERGVGTIAVGNLEGIRDNDETGEARNWGDRGNEGLHGWAFDRFTNLLTYKAKAEGIAVVVVSERDTSKTCSCCGQKRDANRVERGLYVCCGCGVVMNADSNGAENIRRRLDQAEKVTLSPRSSGDRSSGRVARPVVNLFRRGEHDPSSGQGTFADQASLCEP; encoded by the coding sequence ATGGCGATTCAGGTCACTCGAACCTACGTTGCTTCCATCCGGAACCAGCCACAGGTCACGAGTGACTTGGACTCGCTTGGGTTCGCCGCCTCGAAACTCTGGAACATCGCACGCTGGACGTGCGACCGCATCTGGAGCGAAACAGGGACAATCCCCAAGGATGGCCCGCTCAAGGCCTACCTGAAGACCCACGAACGCTACGCCGACCTCAATTCTCAGTCGAGTCAGCGAGTCATCGAAGAACTCGCTGAAGCGTTCCGTGGCTGGTACGCCAAGCGCCGAAACGGGAACGACCGCGCAAACCCACCGAAGTACCGCAAACACAACGGCGACCACCCGCGCTCGACGGTCACGTTCAAAGAAGACGGCTTCAAACACGACGCCCACAACAACCGGATTCGCCTCTCCAAAGGTCGAAACCTGAAAGAACACTGGTCGGACTTCATCCTCTGCGAAATCGAGACCCGACCAGATGTTGTTGTCGAGAACGTCCGCCAAGTCCGAGCCGTCTACAACGGCGACGAGTGGGAACTCCACATCGTGTGCAAACACGACATCGAGGCTGAGTCGCCCGGCAACGAAACCGCCGGTATCGACCTCGGCATCAAGAACGTCGCCGCCGTCTCGTATTCCACGGGCGCCCACGAGTTGTATCCGGGGAACGCCCTCAAGACCGACGAACGCTACTTCGCCAAGGAGATAGCAACGTGCAACTCCTCTCGGTCAAACAAGGCCCTCAGGCTTCGACGGAAACGTTCTGAGCGCCGGTCACACTACCTGCACGCCCTCACCAGACACCTCGTCTCAGAGTGCGTCGAACGAGGTGTCGGAACGATTGCTGTTGGTAACCTCGAAGGCATCCGTGACAACGACGAAACCGGCGAGGCTCGCAACTGGGGCGACCGTGGCAACGAAGGCTTGCACGGGTGGGCGTTCGACCGCTTCACGAACCTCCTCACGTACAAGGCGAAAGCCGAAGGCATCGCCGTCGTTGTGGTGAGCGAGCGCGACACCTCGAAGACGTGTTCGTGCTGTGGACAGAAACGAGATGCCAATCGTGTAGAGCGTGGCTTGTACGTCTGTTGTGGGTGTGGAGTCGTGATGAACGCCGACTCGAATGGTGCGGAGAACATTCGGCGTCGGTTAGACCAAGCAGAAAAGGTAACTCTGAGTCCTCGGTCTTCCGGGGATAGGAGTAGCGGGCGTGTGGCACGCCCAGTAGTCAACCTGTTCCGTCGTGGAGAACACGACCCGAGTAGTGGACAGGGGACGTTCGCTGACCAAGCGAGCCTCTGCGAACCGTAA